From the Nostoc sp. PCC 7107 genome, the window ATGTTCCTGTAACCTCTGCTTGGGATTTTTTTGGTGTCAAAATTCCCCAAAATCAATTGTTAGTGTTAGGTCTAGCCGTTTTAGCAATTGTAGGGCTACATTACCTCCTACAAAACACGAAGATTGGTAAAGCAATGCGAGCCGTGGCAGATGATTTAGATTTAGCCAGAGTTTCGGGCATCAATGTTGAGCAAGTTATCCTTTGGACTTGGCTGATTGCTGGGACGCTCACATCTTTGGGAGGCAGTATGTACGGTTTAATCACAGCTGTGCGCCCAAATATGGGATGGTTTTTAATTTTGCCTTTGTTTGCTTCAGTAATTTTAGGTGGAATTGGGAATCCCTATGGAGCGATCGCCGCAGCTTTTATTATTGGTATTGCTCAGGAAGTTAGCACTATTTGGCTGGGTTCTCAATACAAACAAGGTATTGCCTTGCTGATGATGATTTTGGTGCTGCTCATCCGTCCTAAAGGTTTATTTAAAGGCACGATTTGAGCAGCACCAGCCCACTTCTAATTATTCAATGATGTGGAAATAGTACGCTGCTACCAACAAGTTAAGAGCTAAAAGCAGCAATGCCCAACCTGTACGAAATGGGTAGGGGGGTTTTGCTCCACTGTCGGCAACGGGGGAATTTTTGCTTTGAATAGCCATAAAGGGTTCTCCTAAATGTCATGACTTTTTCAGAAATACCAAATAGCTGCACCAATTAGCCACATTCGTTAAAAATATTTGTCTAGCGAGGGAAAAGTGCTGAGTGCTGTAAAGCCCTACGGGCATAGCTGCGCTTAGAGCGGTAGCGGGGCGTTCAGCCCGTGCTGAGTTAAGATTCACACTTCATACTTGTATTTTCTCCTGCATGGTAGGAACTGCGAACCAGCGGCCCGGAACGGACATGGCTGAATCCCATTTTCCATGCTAGGCTGCCCAGATGCTCAAATTCCTCTGGAGTCCAGTATTTTTGTACTGGCAGATGATCTAAGGAAGGACGCATATACTGACCAATAGTTAAGCGATCGCATCCGATACTTCTTAAATCTGCCATTGTTTCGAGAACTTCTTCTATTGTCTCTCCATGTCCCAGCATTAAACCAGATTTCGTGGGAATAGTCGGGTCAATTTCTTTAACTATAGCCAAGACTCGCAGCGAGCGATCGTATTTTGCCCCCCGACGCACTGGGCCTGTTAACCTTTGTACTGTCTCAATATTGTGATTAAAACAAGTGGGTTTAGCTGCGACAATTATGGTAATTCGTTGACTTTGTAATACCTCTGTTGCACCTGCGCCACCCCAAAAATCAGGTGTTAATACTTCAATCTGGGTTTCTGGGTTTAACTGCCTGATAGTTGCCATTGTTTTGACAAAGTGTCCAGCGCCTTGGTCTGGCAAGTCATCTCGTGCCACAGAAGTCAGAACTACATAACGTAATCCTAAAAGTTGTACTGCCTCTGCTACCTTTTGTGGTTCTTCTGAGTCAAGAGTCATTGGTGCATGACCTTTATCAACTTGACAAAAAGCACAAGCACGAGTGCAGATTGACCCCATTAGTAAGAAAGTCGCCGTTTTTTGGGCATAGCACTCTCCTCGATTAGGGCAACGTCCTTCTTCACAGATGGTATGGATTTGGCGCTGCTTAATAATGCGTTGAACGGTGGAAATTTCGCTGGCTTTGCCAATAGGGCGACGTAACCAGCTAGGCATGGCTATAATTTCTGACTTAAATTGGCCTGGTTGTAACGAAGTCATAAATTCTAGGTAAATTCAAAAATAAGGTGACGTAGGTTTTTCTACGTTCAGGCTGGTTTTTCCGGGTTTTATTCACCGATAATCTCACATCTCTGAATTTTTCGTCTCACTGCTTCAGTTCTATACATAAACCAAATTTCAAAGTTTAAATATCACCATGACGTAAACTACTTCAACTAAGGGAGGAAGTTTTATAAAACACTGCTAACAAAGCTATTTATACCGAAATATACTATCCCCCAATCCATAAAAAATTTAGATATAGTGGGATGACTCTCAAGGTCAAGCGGCATAGCCGTGATTAAACTTAAAGTTTCTGTTAGAGAAATCAGTCGTGGCCAGTAACAAAATTTTAGTGATCGATGACACTACCGTTGTCAGGGTAAAAGTACGAGAAATGTTACCTCCAGGTAACTTTGAGGTATTGGAAGCTAAAGATGGGGTGGAAGGACTCAATTTTATTCGTCAAGAAAAACTCAGCTTGATCATGTTAGATTTCCTCCTACCAAAAATGAGTGGTTGGGAAGTTTTTCAACAAATTCAAGCCCATCCTGATTTAAGAAAGATTCCCTTAGTGATCATGTCTGGTCGTAAGGAAGAAGTTACCGAAAAAATCCCGGAACCATTTGAATACTTTGATTTTCTGGGGAAACCATTTGATAAAAAGCAATTGATTGATGCAATTAAATCAGCTATGGCTAAGGCCAAGCTACCGCGTCAAGAACCAGCTTTAGTGGGAGCCGTTGCCGCTAAAAATGGTGTTAATACAAGTGTAGCTAGTACAAGTGCGATCGCTGATCATGACACAATAGCTACAGTTAATGTTAACAACTCTCCTTTACCGACCACATCTAATGTTGGAACAGCTTCCTTAGCAGAAATTCAAGCTCTGAATGAGAAAATCGTTCAAATGCAAGCTGAAATAGATGGCTTGAAAAAGCAGTTAACTCAGGTAGTGACCTTTATTAAACAGAAAATTAAGTAAAATTCAGTTTGAATTTTATCTCTGTTACATTTAATAGTTCGTTCTCAAAATTCTCATTCAATTTGTGTTAAAACAGCAGTCTTTTCTAGTTATAAACTGGAATAAGCACTAGCAACGCGTAAATTTCTTGAAAGTAATAACATTACTAGTAGCGAATGCTTGAGATTCTTAATTTAGTAGGGGTATTGTGGTGCAATATCTCTACTAAATTATATTTTTGAAGATAAAAATTTATTTATTGTTGGTTTCATTTTAACTATATTTCTTTTTAAAATATCTGAAAAATTTAAAATTGCTGGAGTATTAATTATTATGTATTGACTGCATTGAGTATTATTAATACACATTTTCTGGTTTTTATTAATAGTTTATATATTTGTTACACAGTACATATTTTTTATAATTGAGTTAAAGAACAATTTTGCTTTCCCTATGATATTAATAATTGATTTATGGGAATACTGAAATAATAGTAATTAGACTTAGGCACAAGCTGAGATGTTAACAGTATCAGACACGATATATCCTATAGTTGGCTATCAAATTACTGATCAAATATACTCTGGTAGCAAAACCCTAGTTTATCGTGGTGTTAGAGAACAAGACCAAAAAGCTGTTATTCTCAAACTGATGCGGAATGAATATCCGACTTTTACAGAAATTGCTCAATTTCGTAATCAATACACTATTACCCAAAATCTAGAAATTCCTGGAATAGTCAAACCCTATAGCCTCGAAAACTACCGCAACGGCTATGTTTTGATCATGGAAGATTTTGGTGGTATATCTCTCAAAGAATGGCTTTCAGAAAAATATGCAATTGGTGAAGTTTTTATTTCATTAAGCGAATTTTTTAATATTGCTATTGAAGTAACAAAAACTTTAGAACTACTCCATCGCCATCGCATTATTCATAAAGATATTAAACCTGCTAATATTTTGATTCACCCAATAACTGGAGAAATCAAACTAATTGATTTTAGTATCTCTACACTTTTACCAAAAGAAATTCAATCACTTACTAATCCTAATATTTTAGAAGGTACTTTAGCTTATATTTCTCCCGAACAAACGGGACGGATGAATCGAGGTATTGACTACCGTAGTGATTTTTATTGTTTGGGGATAACTTTTTTTGAACTCCTGACTGGAAATTTACCATTCATCAGTTCTGAACCGATGGAGCTAGTTTATTTTCATATTGCTAAAGAGCCACCAAAAGCAAATACTTTTAATACCAATATTCCATCAATTCTCTCTGAAATTATTAGCAAATTAATCGCTAAAAACGCTGAAGATCGCTATCAGAGCGCTCATGGACTCAAACATGATTTAGAAACATGTCAAAATCAATGGCAAGAAACAAGAAATATTTTACCTTTTAAACTAGCACTAAAGGATATATCTAGTCAATTTATTATTCCAGAAAAGCTGTATGGACGACAACATGAAATCGAAACTTTACTGAACACTTTTGAGCATGTAGCCAAGAATCAAACAGCAATAATTTTAGTCACAGGTTCGTCTGGCATTGGTAAAACTGCGGTAATTAATGAAATCCATAAACCGATTGTTCGGCAACGTAGTTATTTTATTAAAGGTAAATTTGATCAATTTCAACGTGATATACCATTATCAGCTTTAATCCAAGCATTAAGAAATTTAATTGGGCAATTATTGACAGAAAATGATGCCCATATTCAAGGGTGGAAAGATAAAATTTTGTCAGTACTAGGAACACAAATTCAGATAATAATTGATGTGATTCCTGAATTAGAAAGAATTATTGGTAAACAGCCACAAATTGTAGAGCTACATGGCAGTGCAGCCCAAAATCGTTTCAACTTATTATTTCAAAAATTCATCAAAATTTTCACGACAAGAGAGCATCCTCTAGTCATATTTCTAGATGATTTACAATGGGCAGATAATGCTTCTTTAAAATTTATTCAATTATTAATGAGTGCCAATAACTCTTCAGATATTTTTAGTGAAACACATGATATAGAAGAAACACAAGGTAATATATTACTAATTGGTGCATATAGAGATAATGAAGTTTCTAATATACATCCTTTAGTTTTGGCATTAAATGAAATTAAGGAATCAGGAACTACGCTTAATCAGATTCAACTTTTACCGTTAAATCAATCTAGTTTAAACTATTTGATTGCTGATACGCTTCGTTGTTCTGAAGTTTTATCTATACCTTTAACACAAATGGTGTTTGCTAAAACTCAAGGAAACCCATTTTTTGCCACGCAGTTTCTTAAAGGATTATATGATGATGGACTGATAAGTTTAAATTTTGAACTTGGATATTGGCAATATGATCTAGTAAAAATTAAAAACAT encodes:
- the lipA gene encoding lipoyl synthase codes for the protein MTSLQPGQFKSEIIAMPSWLRRPIGKASEISTVQRIIKQRQIHTICEEGRCPNRGECYAQKTATFLLMGSICTRACAFCQVDKGHAPMTLDSEEPQKVAEAVQLLGLRYVVLTSVARDDLPDQGAGHFVKTMATIRQLNPETQIEVLTPDFWGGAGATEVLQSQRITIIVAAKPTCFNHNIETVQRLTGPVRRGAKYDRSLRVLAIVKEIDPTIPTKSGLMLGHGETIEEVLETMADLRSIGCDRLTIGQYMRPSLDHLPVQKYWTPEEFEHLGSLAWKMGFSHVRSGPLVRSSYHAGENTSMKCES
- a CDS encoding branched-chain amino acid ABC transporter permease encodes the protein MDIQVIQLIVNGIALGSIIALAAVGLTLTYGILRLSNFAHGDFLTLGAYLTLLVNAAGVNIWLSMILAVVGTVAAMLLSEKLLWSKMRLIRATSTTLIIISIGLALFLRNGIILLWGGKNQNYNVPVTSAWDFFGVKIPQNQLLVLGLAVLAIVGLHYLLQNTKIGKAMRAVADDLDLARVSGINVEQVILWTWLIAGTLTSLGGSMYGLITAVRPNMGWFLILPLFASVILGGIGNPYGAIAAAFIIGIAQEVSTIWLGSQYKQGIALLMMILVLLIRPKGLFKGTI
- a CDS encoding response regulator, which encodes MASNKILVIDDTTVVRVKVREMLPPGNFEVLEAKDGVEGLNFIRQEKLSLIMLDFLLPKMSGWEVFQQIQAHPDLRKIPLVIMSGRKEEVTEKIPEPFEYFDFLGKPFDKKQLIDAIKSAMAKAKLPRQEPALVGAVAAKNGVNTSVASTSAIADHDTIATVNVNNSPLPTTSNVGTASLAEIQALNEKIVQMQAEIDGLKKQLTQVVTFIKQKIK
- the psaX gene encoding photosystem I protein PsaX; protein product: MAIQSKNSPVADSGAKPPYPFRTGWALLLLALNLLVAAYYFHIIE